Part of the Lonchura striata isolate bLonStr1 chromosome 22, bLonStr1.mat, whole genome shotgun sequence genome is shown below.
acTCCCACAGGGAAGAATGTCTTCCTTACATCCAATATAAATTCACCATCTGTCATCTTCAAaccattgccccttgtcctgtcactactgGCTTTGGTAAAAAGCTATTCCCCCTGTTTTTCACAGATGTTCTTtaagtactggaaggccacaataaGGTTTGCCCAGAGACTTTtcttctctaggctgaacaaacccaCTCTCCCAACCTATCTCCAGAGCAGAGAGGTTCCAGCTGTCATGAGACGAGGGAGAGCTTTAGACAAGCCCTGCCCTTAGCCTCAAATTTTGGCAACATCTTAAATTTAAGGAATCACTCTGGCTCACAGTTCTAATGACAGCAAATCAGATCTACTTATAAAATGAATTATTAAACAGACAAGAGATAACAGATGAAAGACCTTAACCAGAACCACTCACTCCACACTATAAAACTAAAGAACTACTAGTCAGTAACAGTAAACCATAGAACAGTACACTATATCAAGGTATCTATGTTAAAAGTAGCAAAAGAAATAGTATTAATTAGGAGTCAAAGGTAATTTACTACTGAAATGGCTATAACATAGAGAGATCCCTTCACTGAACCCCTGGGGAGTAACCATGAAGCAGATGTACCTGCTCACGAGAGAAATTCCAcacatttccagaaaaaaaaaattttttagCAGATTTCTGCTTTGTCAAAGTTTGGGGTGGCTTTTATAGTTGTAAAGTGAACGGCTATCTGTCAGTCAAAATCCAGCTTGTCAGATCTCACATCAACAGTAAGGTATCTAGGGGCAGTTGGGAAATACCAGACCAGTGTTAACCAATGGGCCCAAAAAACTTCACAATAACACAGCTTGTCCTGTTTGAGATACCTGACTGGCTAACAAACAACAGATAAGCTCTTGGGAGAGGGTGAGATGCTCTGTTACACCAGCTCTCAGATCATTGCTGGGGCTCTagactcactccagcagctccacacccTTCTGGTATTGAAGTCCCTGGGTCTGGAAGCAGTTCTACCAGCGGGGTTCCAcctgagcagagggacagaatcccCCCGCacacctgctgcccacactgcgaGGAGGAGCCCAGGATATGCTGATATATGTTATATGTGTGTCTTAGGTTAGAAATGGGGGGTGTATACTATTCCTATCTGATggggcagttatcttctgttaattgatcagttttctttatctcttccataaCCAATCCTCCTTCTGGGGAGACATCTGATGTTAATGGGCCAGTGAGTGCTACAGCATGAATgttaaaattacatcatcccatcgTGAGAAGCTCCACctagagggaggagccaagcattcctacctggatataatcagAGCTACAGAAGACCACAGGGAGACCtttccactggattcccagaggagcagctgtcttcTCCACTGGATTTTTCAGAGGAAGACTACATCCTTCTACAAGTTCACTGCTTCAACAGAACtacatctgccactccaggaggactgcagccaccatttcaattggactgctaccaacaccctgaccaacagggtgtcaCGTCGTATTCCAACTGTCAGTGTTATTTTGTATTACTGcactgtttattttatttttattttcttccctaataaagaactgttattcctgctctcATACCTTTGCCTGAGAGTcaccttaatttcaaaattgtaaCAATTTGAAgagagggggtttacattttccagttcaggggaggctcctgccttcctttacAGACACCTCTCTTTTCAAGCAAAGACAATATATAACACATATGtatatgtgtctgtgtgtgtacatatatatgaTGATATATGAAGATGATGTGCTTCATCCTCAGATCACTTTATAACTGAAGGCAAATTGAGTCTGGCAGGACAAGCTGAGCTGCGATGCTAACACTAGCTTATCTAACAAACATTTGCTCTCATGTGGCTGACTTTTaacaaacatttcattttagcTTAGTCATAAACTGCACAGGAATTAAGAGGGCTAATAAGTAGTTTTCTTCAATAACAAGCCTCAGACTGTCAGTTAAGTGCTGATTTCGACACATCATCCAAAGACACCCTGCCCAGCAGTTGTCCCATGGATGTTGCTGTCACATGAGGCCATTTCCATGAACAGAGAGGCCCAAATTTATTCTGGGCATTCTCAGCACAGAATTGAAAAAGCCAGATTTGACTTGAAATGGCATTTGAAACTTCTCATCAGTGAAACTGCTCCTCTTAATTAATAAAGAGGCCAACTGACTATGATGCATTTGCTTTGGATAGTGGGTAAGTAACTGGAGTGCTCAGTGTTCTCTTTCCTCTCACTCTTCTCATATGTTTAATGGCTCCTGGAGTAAACAACCATCACAGGagccaaaaccaaaccagatgGGCTCATTAAAAAGTTATCTATTTTTAGACTGAAACCCTGGGGAATTGCTAGCTAAACTCAAGAGTATCAGATTCCCTGTTGTgaaattagtttttattttcttgctgatAATCTGAAAAGTCTCACATTGAACAAAAAACAGCAGAGGGAAATGGAATTACAGGAATTTTGAGTAAGAAACTCTCTATAAACCAGCAGAACTGCACTGTTAATATTTTGCTTCTCACAAATATTATTCAGTTCTGCCCAGGACTCACAGATAAAACATAacactttaaaagaaaacaaaaataagttgCACAGTGCTTTAAACCATGTAATCCCAACATTCTGTTCAAAAAGGACTACCTAATTAGTGAAATCGCAGCCTTGGGTATGCTCTCAAAATTTATTAGTGTGTCCATATCTCTGGGTTAAAATACATTCATGAATTCATGCCTGGTGAAACACACAACTTGGCACAAATGCTGAACGAGCTACAGAGCAACAGACTATGTGAAGGTGAGCTGGAGCATCTGAAAACCCCAATGCAcctgggaggcagcagcaggtgggCACCAAGCTGGGCAGTGCTCAGGTCTGTTGCTATTCTCAAGTCCACCTTTGTTCTCTCCCTGCAAATtgctccccaattcctctgtaTATGCAGGGTTGAAAAACCTGTGACACTGGTTATGGTAACTGCTCTATTTTTAGTCACATGCTGTTTAAAAAAGCCTTTTCTCTTTTACTGTCAGTGACACAAAAGTAAGACACAGCTGGCTCCTTGCTGGCAGTGCTCATTATTTCACATGGATTAAGCTACCTACAGTTGCAAACCACTGACCCAAGAGGAGTTACCTTTTCTACTAAAAATGATCGGTACAGAGTGCAACATTTCAGTTGCTATTTGTTTTTCCTGACGCATTCAGAACACTAAATTACATGCTGGCATTAACtgaagacacacacagagccagctCTGGTGCAAGCCTAATACAGCTCCTGCTTCTAGTTTACTTTGCTCCAGAGAGGCTAGTCCCCACAATCCACTCTGTACCAAACAGCAAGAACAGAAGGCAAGGAGTGAATTCCAGACTGGTTTgtgctggaaaggaccttaaagttcaGCTACTTCGACCCctctaccatgggcagggacaccttccactattcccagtgtgctccaagccccatccaacgtGGCCTTCgacacttctagggatggggcagccacaactccTCTGCATAACCTGTggcagggcctccccaccctcacagggaattCCTTCCTGATGTGCAGTCTAAGCCTACTCAGTTTAAAGCCAGGCCCCTTGTTCTTTAAGTACATGCTTTTGTACAAAGTGGATGAAAAGGAGAGGAGGATATAGACAATGCTGGGGAATGCTTGGCTGGTACAAGGTTGGCCCTTGGCTAATACTGATTCTTGGCTGCCCAGTGCTCTAGCTCCTGCTTTACCTCGAAACAGAGGCAGTTGAAGCTTAAGCAGAAAGGAATGCAGCCCGAAGCCACAGCACTCACGGGACCTACCCGACACCAGGTACCGCTGCGGGAAGGTCTCGTTGCCGCAGGTCTCGAAGCTGAAGTGGTCCCGCACCTGCGGAAAGAGCCGCTCCTCCAGGCCGGGCCACACGACCCGGGCAGCTGGAGGGGCCATCATCAGACCAGGGGAAACCGACAACAGGCGCTGTCACCCGGCACGGCACAACCCAGCCTGGGAACCCGAGGAGCTCGGAGCGCCCTCCCGGTGCTTCCCAGGCTGGCTGAGGGCTCCGGCCCAGCTAGGCTAGCTCGgggtcctgcccagggcctggAAAAGCTAGTTGAAGGTCCCGTCCATGGGAGGGCCGGGGCTCCAgccgaggaaggaggaggtCAGTCAGAGGGATCCGGCCCGAGGAGCAGGGGGGACTGGCAGAAGTGTCCAGCCCGAAACACCCACCGGGAGAGGCGTGGGCGGACGGCAGCCGCgggagcagcggcagcagcagcagcagcagcaccgaCTCCATAGCGGCCGCGCCACCGGCGCCGCTCAGCGCCCCCGCTCGGGGATCACGCGCTGGCCCGGCGTGCCTTCACGTGACCGGCCGTGGGTCCGGAATGGCGGCTCGGCCCGGCGGCCTCGCTGCTCGAcgggcccggccgggccggaCCCGCGCCTCCCGACTCTCCTGGGTGTGGAGGGGGCCGCGCCAATGTGTACTGCAGAGGTTAGAAAGTGTGAAATACATCAATcacttgtttttttgtttttttttttgttttttttttttttttgtgggttatttttttgttgttgttgtgttttatttcaatattaaaagtttattagtaataaaatagttataaaaatagtaataaaattagGGTAATAAAAAATTGGACAATGAGGATTAGGACACTatgagacaataaaaagcaaagaattacagacatCCGGATGTTTTTGGACACTAAGCTGCCAAAAACATGCGTCGTGAACAAAATCAcgcttaaaagcaatagcctgttgcatattcatatatctcatacatgatgcataaattccttgcaaattaaggatttttctggtttttgtcaacttcttccccttaatcctggtggttccataaagatggagagaaggtggaagaatgtcttttctgataaggaggcagTAGCTCTTTATGTAGCCTGTTGCTGTTACCTCTGTGCgaagagtttcttgattatcttaCCCTTTCTTGAgctagtaaaaaatattttatatcacatagtttctattttaacattatgttgtaatctaaaactatatttaacacgctacttaagagaattaatacagcataactttctaacataaCACATATAATagtcattttaatatttgtgaaaagccaatcataaaatacacatttttcacAAAAGATAGCAGATGTGGGAAGTTAGTGCTGTAATGTGCACCTCTGGTAAAGGTTACCTGGCCACTCCATCCTGTGTCCACTTAGGTCAGAGCTAGGACAAGGAAACATCTCCTCCCCGATCAGTTGTTTGTTGTGGTTCCTctgaaacagagatttttggagttcacttaagttaacaaaatgaattaagtATTTATATTCCAGCTTGTAGAGTTATGTGTtaaattttaaccttttacttaagaaacctctgccatggtaCAAAGGgcataagaaaatgaaaatttctgaagcttcttgCATAAAGAAGATACCAGAAAAGactaaaaatgcaaaaagccCAGATAAAGAGGCTCCTCTGTCTCCAAGTCTGTCAAGACTGACAGATAGTTCTCAGATAAGCACCAAAAGACCAAATGAGCATGCACAGAGAGgaagagttcaaaagttcaacCATGAAGAAGACCACGATCTTCAACCTCAAGAAACCACCAGAGATCCCCGCAGGACCACCATGACAAACCACATATGCCTAGAAGGGCatggacctatttagcatgagaggcaaGGACAGGCGGGGCCAAGGTTGAATATGCATGGCAAAGCTGTGCAATGTActgcatatggaacacctttcTAAATAAAAGTGTGGGTCAGACTGAAGGGGGGCGCACAACTTTTTGGAGAGCTATCTCGCTTGTGCTGGGCGCTGACAATACATACCCAATTCATAACTACCCCAAGTTGTGGagtcttatttatttatttattctgcataTTGCTTTACCTCCCAAGCACAGGTTCATGCCATTGCATAAAAAGCAGGACCAGGGAGCTGAGCCAGCTGAGAAGGAGGTATGCTTTTCTTCTgttgaattaattttctgtggGATTGGTCTTTGAGTCCGACTCACAAGAGAGTCCATGCAGAggcctgtgccagccccaggagggaaggcaggGGCAGCTTAAGTAGAGGAAGGTGAGGCCATGCCTTCAAGTAACAGCTGGATTTCTTCAGGGTTGTGGAATTGGCCCAGGAGAACACTATGGGACAGGTCTCTTGTTTTGACTCGCTCCAATGCTGAGCTAAGAGTCACCTCAGTGGACTGACTCGGTGAGGTGGGTATTTGCTTTATTTGGTGCTGGGTACACAAGGGATTTCTCCTCCTAACACACTCAGGACTTTTACACAGCACAATATATGGCTAAATTTCAAGCATGTTCATTACATTCCTTGGGATTAGAGTGGTGATACAAATTACTTCTAGGAAATCATTACTATCATTAGCATATGTAACACACAAGCACAATGTACTCTGGTGGTCGCACTGAGGAAGGCTCCAGTCTTCCTTAGGGGCCATTCTGATGAAGGCTGCTAGTCTTCCTCACTTTGCACTTTTAACCTTTCTTTCTGAAGCATGCACAGTCCTTTGCTGGCTGGTTCAGCGTTTTCTGCTGATAATAGGTTTTGCTCCTCTTACCTTGACAAGGTGCATTCTGTTTCTCTTATCTTGACAAGGCTAAGATGCGTCCTGCTTCTTAGGCTTGTGATTAATATTTGCTGACTCTTAATCATTGATCAATTGACTATTGATCAACTTCTTTCAGTTTCAGTGAGATTATGATGAGAAGGGCTGCAATGTCTGACTGAGAGAAACTTTGGTTTGGCATGGTGGACATCAGGAGAAAGGTTTGACTTTATCTTTTGCTGTTGATATCCCTGTAAAGTGCTGTGTGGGTGTTTCTGGGGCCGTGCTAGCTGCTGCCTTGAACCAGAGCTCAGCATGACAGCACTGGAGGGACAGAGGAGCCATGTCCCAGTGGAGTGCAGGGGGCTGGGAGTGGCACAGTGCTGAGCCTTATGTTTGGGAGGCATCATGCAGATTTGTGCCAGCCAGGTTACCAAGCGGTAACATCAATCCATGTGCAGGCTTGTCAAAAACTGCACAAAGTGGTGTTACAGTACCAGCCTCCCAAAACAATTCTTCAGGAGGTCAGGTTTGGAGGCACTGTAACAATGATGTGGCAGTTCACTGAGTAGTGATGTGgctgcactgctcagcagggcaagctgctgcaggaagctggGGCTATGCTGCACAGAGCCTGTCCAGCATGAGACTGGCTCTGTTGGCCACCCCTGCTCTCTGGACCAACACTGTACAGAGATAGCGGACTGTGGACTCTGCATCCTGAGGCGTGCCATGGTCAGTGCCCCGAGGTGCACCAAGTCTGCCAGTGGCACCTGGTCACAGACTGCTGCCAGGACCTGCAGCACCATGCTCTAGGTAGGAGTGAGCACACATTAAAGGGCAGCTTTGTATCCTGAGGAGGGTGTCAGTGAGTGCGGGTGAGGGGTTCTGCCCCCCCAAAATTAAACTTTCACCGTTGGCTTTTCTTAACCTGAGCAGTCCATGCACTTCTGGCAAGTGTCCATTGCTTTGAATTTACTCTGAAAAGAATGCCTCCTTTATGTTGTTTGGGAGTAGGATATTGTTGGGCCATACATGAGAGATTCAATGCAACTTTGCTGTTGTGTTTTGCAGGAGAATGGCAGATCCATCTTTGAGTAAGGTTCAGAGACACCAAAAGCTAGGAGTGATTTTTGTAAGCCAGAAAATAGGAACTTGCCTGTGGGCAGGAGTGGGTGGGCTGGTGGTGGCAGAGGGGCTGTCTCTGCCAGGGGTGGCTCTTTGGGCAGAGCAGCCAGTAAGCACAATGTTATGCAGGCAGAAGTAAGGCCAGAAGCTTCCTGCACATGCTAACCCTACAAGAGTGTGGCAGGACATTCCCTCTACCACAGAAGATCTTATCTGTAGCTAGTGTGTCAGCTCTAGATACTCTCCCCTCCACATTATGTGACGAGATAACCCAGGCCAGCTCACAGGCTAGTGAGCTGTTTATTTCTCTGGCACCAGGAGTAGAACTCCCAATAAACAACTGGGCGTGAGAACAGATGTGGGGAGATGAGCTAGAAATTCCCAACTGAAAGACACTACTTTTACAACTATAAAAGCTACACGAATTTTTGTGGAGGTAGAAACCTCCTACATGTTTCCTCCCTGGAAACATGTAGGGACTTCTCCCTGGAGTTTGGAATCAAATTCCATGGTTACTTTCCTGGGAATTGAGAGGAAGAATTTGATGTGTAGTCCATCATCCATTTAGTGGTAAATTACATTGAATCTTAATCTATACTATTTCTTCACTAGATGTAATAGGTACCTTTATCGTGCACTGTATTTTATCTACtaatagtttttttttatttctgtgtagtAAGTAGTCTGTTTAAAGTCTCATCACTGTCCTTTACAAGCAAAATTTAAACATTGAATGAccttccccccacacccccccaGCCCGCTgaattatcaggctagcccagagatccaaggctttgaggggaggaacatcaggagaaTGGGCAGAGATTTCTAAAAGAGGCTTTTACCCCaatatatgttggttcagctctctttattctttGATGTCCAAGGGGAGAGTGGGGCAAAAGAGGACGAACAGGAATTGTCAGGGGTTTAtctagactttggacagggtgggcttctctggctctccgccaaccccgttggggcaggaaggaggggtccagggttatcttgatcaaAGTCACAAGGTCCCAGGGAAGGGGGAACAGGATGCCCATGAGCACAATGTAACAACTGAAGGTTTCTGTGTAGTAAGAGGAGAAGCTAGAGATGAGCAGAAAAAGGGGATTTAGCACTTTTAGCTAGTTTATAGCTGAGTTTATCAGCACCTGCTTATACATCTCTGCAGAGAAGTCTCTAGTAGTACCTTGGACCTCTGAGAATCTACTCCTGGAAGACAGCATCAGCAGCTGATGGGTGAGATATAGCTGAATGCTCTGGAACCTTGCTCCTGGTGAAGGCGTGTGAATCTCATTGGGAGTAGGAGAAAAACAAGATGGAGCTCCTGAAGAGGGAAAAGTAACTATGGGGCTTTCAGTGTGCAAAAGCTTCTCTGCTCAGACATACTCTTTCTTGTGTAACTGAAAAGAAGTAAACAGAGACAGGGCATAGTGAGTCAAGAGATGCCAACCCTCAGTCAACTGTGGTGAGGAGTCCAGCAGCATAAATGCaggaatgtgaaaaatgcttttgtgaaaaatgcaattGTGTCAATTGTCAATGGAATCAGCAATCGAAATTTTCTGACCGAATGGCCAAATAGAAGAAGTATAGTAAAGAGATGAGGCAGCAAAATGACTGATGCTTAGAATAAAATAGTGGAAGTTGTAGTAAAGCTAAAGGAATATTGCAACAAAGCAACTAAAATGCTTATGCATAATAAAAAGCTTGATGCACTTGAAAAATAATGTAGCAGACACCAGTGTAAGGCCTCCCTCCAGATGACCACCAGAAAGACAGGAAGCCAATGGCCACCTGGAAAGATTATGAAATTGCTGATCCCATCTTATTGGTATTTGCTGATTTGGACTAACCAAGCACATTGGAAAATGCTTTGTAGGCTTAAAAACAGTATATATACTTTGCTGAACTTGTAAGTGGTGAGTGCCGTTAGTGAGATGGTGACTCCCCAGCCATCCAgtgctgcttacttgctttctttaaaataaaagatatagaaataaaattgaGTTTGTCTATCGAAGTTTTATATCAGGAAGAAGAGACCTAGTTCTGCTAATAGTCAAATACAATACATGAACAGGATGAATTTTGTCCACCCACAAGCAGATAGCCCACCCTCAAATGCTACTGGAAACAAGATGAAGTGGAAGGTACTGGCACTGTACACGATGACCACACACTTGACTTGGAACTGCTATTGTGTCTTGGTACCACACATGCTGCTGAACAGACTGTTTTACATACAGCTTTTGGTCCACAGCAACTAATGAGAACATGCCCTGGAAGAATGGCTAAAGCTGGCtctgagcccagctgcagctgtgtccTGGTGGGAAGTGCTGAGCAACTCTGCTGTGGttccaggagctgggatcccacCTGAGGTCCTGGAACACGTGGGGAAGGAAGGGGGAAACTGGTAGTGCTGACAGTGCTGTACTGGACGCTCAGTCTTTTCCATGCTGTTCTATGTTGTGGCTCCatcacagcctgcagggagtGTGGAACAGGTCAGGAATTCAGTGCCTTTAGGGTGGCTCTTGGGTCTAACAGAAAGAGGCTGCATGCATATTGGAGTCTTCATATACATGAATTATACTGTAGAGTAATAATATCAGAGAGCTTTACTGAGGTGCACTGGCTCCTCCCATCACCTGGTCTTTGAATCAAGGTAATGCACTTTTCAGAAAAAGGTGCTTGGGCTGCATCAGTGGGGCTGCTGAAGGTAGTCGAGGTGAGAGAGGGTCAGGGTCTGGTTCTTAGAGGAGCTCAAACCAGCACCGATATCTTCTGGCTTCAAAAATCCTGCCCTAGGCAGAAGGCACAACCTGTAATGTCCTCTCTGGTGCATTTTTGTCCCCAAACAATATTGTTTTGTGTCTTCTGTTGGTGGGTGAGTGGCACCTCTTGGATCTAGTCAGGCACCTTGTCACCATGTTAAACTGGCCTGAACTTCATTTCCGTTTGCTTATAGGAGTAGTGGTATTCTTTGCCTGTCTTCCAATTGATGCCATCAGCGTAGCTCCCATGCACACCCATCCAGTACATCCCATTCAGGTTGGAGTAATGGCAGTCATTGTACCACCACGCTCCTTTGTATTCTGTGGCACAGTTAAAGGAACTCATGTCATTGTCCTGATCTGCTGTTGAAAATGGCATATCCTTGTGGTACGATAAAGAGTCTCCTGCAGAGAGCACACATTCACAGCTACTGCAGTAGGGATCACAAACAAGACACTGATGTGTCTGTGCACCCCTGCTGGGCACCAGTGGCCCTTGTCAGGTGCAAGGCAGGTTGTATAAatcctgcttctctcttgcccaGGTTGCCCAGGTTTCCTTCTTGTCTTGGACAAAAGCATCCTGAGCTCTGCTAAAACACATGGAGAATTTATCTATGCTTGTGAATCAAGTGGGCCAGATTCTTTTCACAGCTACACAGATGTCACTTCTCCTGCAATGCTCAGGTTCTCTGCAGGTACACTGAGGTCTGAATTATCAGACAGGGTTGCAGTGTGCAAAGCTATAAAAACCCAGAGCACTGCTCTCTCTGGTGTTCATTTCACTCATTCCTGAATGATGGATATTGAATTTTGAAGAAGAttgttttacttaaaaaaaaaattaaaaattggatATTGAGATGATTGAGTGCTGATGCTGCAAGTACTGAACAGCACCCCAGCCCTGGAAATGCCAGACCTCCTGGGCAAATGTCTCCTGCCAATGTAACCAAAAGCAGACCTTGATCTGGCTGATGCAGAACTGTTGGGAAGGTCAGTTGGATTGGGTGCTGCTCAGGACCAGGCTCATTTGCTATTAAACCATAGGGCTGAGCTGGAAGGTGATGCTCTGAGTCACATTTCTTTGGGTGATGGGTGTCCCCCTCCATCCCTGTACCCAGAGGTCACTCAGTACCTGAGGTACCATGGCCAGTTTTAAAAAACTGACTCAGAATGTAGCTGATACAAGGAGTATGCATGATACATCTTTGCATAGAAGCTGAACACTTCTGAAATGCTCTAGGAAACAGACTTTTCCAGTGAGCTGCCTCAAACTTACCAGCGTTTCCATCAAGGAAGTCTCCTAGAACCAGTCTGTATTTCTCTGACTCTCCTAACACTCTGAATGAAGCATACTTGGCAAAATAGCAGTTGTTCTCAAAGTCTCTCAGGTCAATGCGGAGTTCACAGGGCCCTGGAAGAGAAGATGGACAGCAGTGGTGCAGGGAGGATGGTGGGTATGCCATTGGATTTCAGGGAGGAGTGTTTAAGATGTTGTGAGCTAACTTGAGAGGAGCTGCCATTACTTgagagatttttatttatttaaaattcctGCAGAGTCTCTTTGCCTTTGATGGTTTTCTAGGGAAACACCTTTTCAGATATGATATTGGGTGGTCATGAGCAGGAGTTCTGCACACAGCTGCAACTCCAAGGGTGTATGTGGACCAGATGATGCCATCACAAACGGTCCAAGTAGGAAGAAGATATGTTGGCCTGTCTCTAGGATAGATCATGCAGCCAGCTCATTCTCTTCCCTGACTTCtaatttggtggtttttttggttgttttttttttgttttgtttttgtttttttgttttgttttgttttgttttgttttgttttttttttagagtgcaatttcctgtatgcaataGGCTGCAAAGAGCCTTCATCCTGTTTGGGATTAGTGGGGTCCTCAGATGAATATGAGAAACTCAGAGGTCTGCAATGACCCAATGTGGGTATAGATAGACTCTCATGGCTCCATCCCGGGACAGAGGTAGACCTTACCCAGAGAGGTGAGGAAGTGGATGTTGTCATTCCCCATCCAGAACTCCGTCAGCTGGTTGCCAAAGCCTCGTTTGTATGAATCCCAGTCTCGCAAGAAGTTCACTGACCCATCCCAGCGCCTCTGAAAAACCTGAAAGAGACCCTCAGACCCACCAGCCCATCCCTCATGCAAAAGCATCCACAGTGCCTGGGGGACATGCCCTCAATGGTAAATGCTTCCCCTGCATCAGAACACTCTTGTGGGTGTCTGGGGAGCAAACCCCACAACAATGCCTCACTCACTGATCTCCTCCATATGCCCTTGGAAATGAGGAGGAAATGATTTGCTAATTTCAGCAGGGTCTGTGGCACTCAGCCTGCTTCCAGAGACAAGTCTTGGAGGAATCCCCTGTATCCAGAAGGATTCACTCAGGCTTAGAGATGTGAACCTTGGCTGTGTGTTTCTATTTTTGAGCCATCCTTTGCAGCCTTAACAAGAATCTCTGTAGAAACATGTAAACCTCCCTTTTCTCATCCTACTCACAATCCATCCCCCACCATCTGTGTCCATGTCGCAGAAGACAGTGGTGGCATTGCAGTCTTGGGGGTAGATTGTGTACCAGCCACTCAAAATCTTCCCTTTGGCCAACAGTTCTTGGCAGTTCCCCGGTTCTGTGTAAATCAGAGATTGAGTGGAAAGAGTTATAATGTGTTTACTGATCATGGAAGCACATCAGCCTTGAGCCTTTGAGCCCTTCAGCACCCAGTTGGCTCTTTGTACTGCAGGATCCTAACAtagagctgctgggagccaaATCCTGCCATGGCTTCTGGGCTCATATGTTGCAGGAGAGATGGGCATATTCTAAGAAAGATGGTCTAAGGTGCTGAGACTCCTCTCATCTGCAATGACTTTTGGGGGTCTGGATAATGGAGCAGATCTTAAAAAGATGACAAACTCATGATCCAGAAATTTGTCCCAGCTCCAGAATGTATGCAGGGCACAGAGAGTATGTGGGTAGTTCACAGCAAAGGAGTTAGTGACACAGGGCAGCTTCCTGTGATGCCGTGA
Proteins encoded:
- the LOC110472213 gene encoding ficolin-2, translated to METAIPALLVLLSLRVTICDTEDTCSEVRIVGLGDADRLAILQGCPGIPGVSGPKGEAGLPGTKGEMGDQGFPGKAGPPGAKGAAGEPGFPGMKGKSCCGSAGCGKWRAIDGVVYPTGTKGEPGFPETEPGNCQELLAKGKILSGWYTIYPQDCNATTVFCDMDTDGGGWIVFQRRWDGSVNFLRDWDSYKRGFGNQLTEFWMGNDNIHFLTSLGPCELRIDLRDFENNCYFAKYASFRVLGESEKYRLVLGDFLDGNAGDSLSYHKDMPFSTADQDNDMSSFNCATEYKGAWWYNDCHYSNLNGMYWMGVHGSYADGINWKTGKEYHYSYKQTEMKFRPV